One stretch of Juglans microcarpa x Juglans regia isolate MS1-56 chromosome 3D, Jm3101_v1.0, whole genome shotgun sequence DNA includes these proteins:
- the LOC121255124 gene encoding uncharacterized protein LOC121255124, which yields MDAESWIERLEQIFEALYCTNDQKVTYAAFNLTDAANKWWKSTRALLQIELGDGVPVTWDCFRKIFLERFFPQTLRESRARQFTDLTQGTMTVDQYATKFMELSRFVSYLIPDEEKKAEKFERGLNRRIRERVSTIRIRSFTELVTRVTIAEEDIQESIDYNNQRKRQQQQQLQPASHRDKRPFQDNGQRPQQGQSGWLPVCEKCSKRHAGKCLMGTGTCFKCGKEGHHLRDCPGKNIATSQATRD from the coding sequence ATGGATGCAGAGAGCTGGATTGAACGATTGGAGCAGATCTTCGAGGCACTTTATTGCACAAACGATCAGAAGGTGACTTATGCTGCTTTCAACTTAACAGATGCGGCAAACAAGTGGTGGAAGTCAACACGAGCACTGTTGCAGATTGAACTAGGAGATGGAGTCCCTGTTACATGGGATTGTTTTAGGAAGATATTTTTGGAGCGTTTCTTTCCTCAGACGCTTCGCGAGTCTAGGGCCCGTCAGTTTACAGATCTTACCCAGGGAACAATGACAGTAGACCAATACGCTACCAAATTCATGGAATTGTCCCGTTTTGTCAGTTACTTAATtccagatgaggaaaagaaagctgaaaagTTTGAGCGCGGTCTAAATCGTAGAATTAGGGAGCGTGTAAGTACTATCAGGATTCGGAGTTTCACGGAACTAGTCACCCGTGTTACCATTGCTGAAGAAGACATTCAAGAAAGTATCGACTACAATAATCAAAGGAAgcggcagcagcagcagcaactcCAACCAGCATCACATAGGGATAAGAGGCCTTTTCAGGATAACGGACAACGCCCACAACAGGGTCAGTCAGGATGGCTCCCCGTGTGTGAGAAGTGTAGTAAGAGGCATGCAGGAAAATGTTTGATGGGGACCGGAACATGTTTCAAGTGTGGGAAGGAAGGACATCATCTTCGAGACTGTCCTGGGAAGAACATAGCTACTAGTCAAGCTACAAGAGACTGA